CAACGTGGTCGGCATCTTCGACATTCGCGACCTCGATGCGTCCGACTACGACGACTTCGCGGACCTCGAGGTGGCGGACGTCCTCAACCCGACGCTCCACGTCCCCGAATCCAAGAACGTCGACGACCTCCTCACGGAGATGCGCGAAAACCGGATGCACATGGTCGTCGTCATCGACGAGTTCGGCGCCACCGAGGGCCTCGTCACGCTGGAGGACGTGCTCGAAGAGATCGTCGGCGAGATACTGACCGGTGACGAGGAGCACCCGATCGAGTTCGTCGACGACGATGCCGTCCTGGTGGACGGTTCGGTCAACATCCACGAGGTCAACGAGGCCCTCGACATCGTCCTCCCGGAAGGCGAGGAGTTCGAGACCATCGCGGGCTTCATGTTCAACCGGGTGGGCCGCCTCGTCGAGCAAGGCGAGGAGTTCGACTACGAGAACGTGACGCTGCGGGCCGAAGAGGTGGAGGACACGCGCATCCGGAAAGTCCGGATACTCGTCGACCGCGACACCGTCGAGCCGGAATCACCGACCGACGAAGGCGAACTCGAGTGATCGACCAGGCTACACCAACGGGTGCGAAACCGATCGTTCAGATGTCTTCTTCGATAATCTCGCCGACAGCGAAGTTGGACTTGACTTCCGAGATCTCGACCTTGACGCGGTCGCCGACCTCGGCACCGGGTACGATGATGACGTAGCCGCGCTCGACGCGGGCGATCCCGTCGCCCTGTTTGCCGAGGTCCTCGATCTCGACGTACCGGATCTCTCCGTTCTCGACCGGCGGCTGGGGCTCCGAGGGAGTGCTACCGCTCGCCGACTCGGTTTCCTCGTCGTCTTCGCCGGCGATCAACGCGACGCGGTAGGTCCCGTCCGGGTCGACCGAACCGGTCTCGATCTCGCGACGCGGTACTTCGATCACGTATCGGTCGTCCTCGGCTGATACGTCCGCACTGAACAGACACAGGAGTTTATCTGAGATCTCCAAGGGTAAACCACCGTTCGGGTGATTGGCCCCCTTGATTAAGAAACTGCCGGCAGATACGAACCGTCACTGTCGCGTGTCAGTCGCTCGGTCGCCGGGTTCGTAGGCCGTCCCGTCGATCCGCTTCGGCCCTTCCGAGTCGTAGACGACGACGTCGTCGCTGTCGACCGGGACGTACCGGTCTCTGACGGCGATGGCCTCCTCGAGCTCCCGGATCGCTCGTTCCTTGAGCGTCTCCGCGAGCGCCTCGGCGTCCGCCCGGGGGATGTCGCGTCCGAGCCCCTCACACTCGTGTGCCTGAACCGGTCCGCGACTGTCGACGACGTCGCCCATCGGCTGGTTCGTGCCGCCGAGTGCAACGCTGAACGGGTAGGTCTGACAGATCAGTGGTCGGTCCTCGTGGACGGTGCACGTCCCGGTCCCGTTTTCCTCCCGGTAGAAGGTGCAGTCGCCGCAGTCGTCGGTCTGTAGGGCCCACTCGAACGTTTCGCCCTCGAGGCCGTCCTCGCCGTCGGTCAGGCCGTACGGCATCGGTCGGGCGACGTCCCGGAAGTCGTACGCGCCTGCCTGCAGCCGGCGGATCTCGTCGGGAAACACCGTCGCCGTATGTGGCTCGACCGATTCGGGGTCTGTCCGTTCGCCATCGGGCACTTCCGCCGTACAGCAGCCGCCACAGCGCGTACACTCGAAGCCGATCGACTCGATCGCGTCGGCCAGCACGTCCACGTCGAGCTCCCGCGCGCGGGCCAGTTCGGCCTCGAGACTCTCCATGTCGAAAGCGAGCGCATCGGCGCACAAAAGCATCGCGCTGGACGCCGCCTACCGCTGATCGGAGAGGAAGTACACCTGCTTGCGGGCGTCCCGGAAGCTGTACCGCGAGCCGACGAGGTCGGCCTCGTCGAGGCGGTTCAGCGCGTATCGAACCGTGCGGTCTGGCAACAGCGACTGCTCGGCGAGTTCGCCCTGCGAGAGCGGGCGGCTCCCCTCCAGTACCTTCGCGACGAGCTTCGCGCTCGGCGGGAGCTCCTTGAGTCGGTCGCGGACGGCGCTGTCGGCAAAACTCAGTTCGGGCTGGACCCCTTCGGTAGTCGTACTCATACCCGCCACTCGGCGACCACCGGTGGTAAAACTTGTCTATATGTGTGTGGAAAGAATACTATCTATATAAGGTATATTAGTGTCATGGCCCGGAACGGACGCAGGCTGCTGCGAGGTGGGTCGTCCGGGTGGCCATGGCAGTCGCGGGATCGGCCGCGGCAGAGGGGAGCCGTCGACACGGCAGTCCGTATCAGTATCGTTTTATTCCTACGCCGAGGACAATCCGGATACCGTGAAAGGACAGGAGTGGTACCAGGCCGACGACATCGCCGAGGAGTACGAGGAGAAGCGCTTCTCGCGCGGTGGCCGCCTGATCGACCGGCGGGAGAAACAGGCCGTGCTGGACGCGATCGGACCGGTCGAGGACAGCGAGATCCTGGAGATCGCCTGCGGGACCGGCCGGTTCACCGTCATGCTGGCCGAGCGCGGGGCGGACATCGTCGGACTGGACATCTCGGGGCCGATGTTGAAGCAGGGCCGCAAGAAGGCCCGGGCCGCCGGCGTCGCCGATCACCTGGAGTTCATGCGCGGCGACGCGGGTCGCCTGCCGTTCCCCGACGATCACTTCGACGCCGTCATCGCGATGCGGTTTTTCCACCTCGCCGACACGCCTGCGGCGTTTCTGCGAGAGATGCGCCGTGTCTCGCGTGATGTGGTCTTTTTCGATACGTTCAACCGGTTCTCGACGCGGTCGATCTACAACTGGGCGCTCCCGATGGGATCGCGACTGTACTCGCGGTGGGAAGTCGATCGACTGCTCGAGGAGGTCGGACTGGAACTGGTCGGCGACGAACACGATTTCGTCCTGCCATACGGCTTCTACCGGCAGATCCCCAACAGTACCGCGTCGGCGTTCCGCAAGATCGACACCACGCTGGGCTCGCTGCCGTTCGGCGATCGGCTTGCCTCCGTCTCTTACTGGACGTGTGACGTCTAGGCGCGATCGTCGCCCCGCGTCGGAACGGATCCCTTTTGAGCCGCGGCGCGAAGGACGTCATGTCGTGCTTGTGGCGATAACGAACGGTTTCGCCCACTGAGAGTGAGTACTGTAACGATTTCTGGTGAAAAACTGCGTTTGAGTACCTATCGTTCGGGAAGCTTCCACGCTTGCTCAAGATCGACGAGTTCGTCGGGATCCGGAAGCGTATTCGCGGGTTGCTCGACGATATCCATGATTTCTGCCGCTCGGAACACGCGGTTTTGTTCGTTACCGGTAATCTCTTCGACGACGCCATCGGCTTCGAGTTCGCCTACGGCATTGTTGGCAGTCTGGTAAACGACGCCGATCCGCTCACTCGCCTCTCGGACCGTGAAGTAAGGGTCTTCGAACAGTGCGAGCGACAACCGACGGACTGACTTCGCTGTGTCGGTGTAGCGCCGCTCGTACTCCTGACGCGTGTCTACGAGCAGTCTCGCCCGGACAAATGCCTCTTCGGCCTGCTCACGGATGCCCCGTAAAAAGAACTGTAGCCACTCGTCCCACGCGCCCTCTTCACTGACGGCCAGCAGTCGGTCGGCGTACTCCGTCCGATAGCGTTCGATGTACGAACTCAGATAGAGCATCGGATAGTGAAGCAGTCCACTCGAGACGAGCATGAGGACGACGAGCAGTCGACCGACTCGTCCGTTGCCGTCCTTGAAAGGGTGTATCGTCTCGAATTGGTAGTGTGCGACCGCGATATCGATCAGGGTTGGCCAGTGGGAACCCCGCTGGATGAATCGTTCGAGATCGTCCATCAACCGCGGTACTGAATCCGGCTTCGGCGGGACGAATCGGATCTGTTTCCCGAGAGTCTGGGAGGCTTGCTCCTCGATGACAGCGTACCCCGGACGGAACTCACCTGGGAGTGGGTCTTCGCCTTTCGAACGACCTCTGATCAGTAGTTGTTCGTGGAGGGACGTGACGAGTTCCGTCGTGATACTTTCCCGTTCGACACCTGCGGTCTGGAGGAACGAAATCGCATCGTCGAGCGCTCTGATGTAGTTCCGCGCCTCCCTGACATCGGCCTCGTGATCGCTTTCGACCGTCTGTCGGATCTCCAGTTCGTCCACATCGTAGCGATAGAGATCGGAGACGGTGACGGCAGTGCCCTCGACTTGCGAGGACTGTTCGGCCTCCTTGTACACGAACGAACTGAACACGGCACCGGGGTTGTCGACTTCACTTCCGAGCCCTTCGAGCCGTCCGAGCGCCCACATCGCTCTCGATACCTCATCGATGACGGCATCTGTAAGTTCCAACGACGGCGGAAGCTTGTCCGGGAAATATGCCTTCGGGAGCGGTTCGTCAGCCCGGAGTGGCATGTACTGGCCGGGCGCGTCTGCGGGAAGGTCCGATCCGTCTCTCATTACCAGTCAGTAGTCGACCCTCGATTAAAAAACTCAGCAAAAATATTGAATTGGATGGGAGAGAAACTGCTACAATAGGAGAATTCAATCGAGTAGTATAATTGAATAGCGATCAGCCAATCGCACTGCTTTTGGCTTCGACACGGCAGAAGACTGTGCACTCCAACAAACGAGTTTTTACACGACGACCGTCTTACTCGAAGACGGTGGCGATGACGAGCAGTTACCCCCACCGAGCCCCGTGTGACGACCCCTTCTCACCGAGCCACCTTCGATCTGTCACCGATTCGACGCCGAACGGCGGACAGAGTTATTACCGACTCACCGAAATAGCCGTGGCACATGCCGCGACCGGATCGGAGGACTGTCGCGACGGTCGTCGTGGCCGTGCTCGTGATGACACTCTCGGGAACGCCCTTTCGGCTCCTCGGCGCGGCCGGCGAGTTCGTCGGGGCACAGTGGCACGGGGTGCGCCTCGAAGCGCCCGAGTGGCTGCTTCTCGGGGCGGCCCTCGCGGTCTTTGCCCTCGTATCGCTGTTGCTTCTGGCCGGACTCGTTCGCCTGCTCACCTCGGTCGGTGTCGTCGGCTCCCGGGTCGCGAGCGCGGTCAAGCGGCTCCGACCCGATTCGCCTTCGACGGCGGGGCTGGCGTTCATGATCGCGTCCGTCGCGGTGCTGTTCGTCGGACTCGCGGTCGTGCTGCCGTGGTTCGGCGCGGCACTGACCGAGGACACGGGCATGGCGGGCATCGTCGAGGACATCCGAGAAGGCGAGGTCAACACCGAGATCGAAGACCGCTTCGTGGGAGACACGGTCGAGCGTGGCAACGGGACCGAGAGTCCTCGCGGTCAGTCGCTGGCAGACACAGACGGTGACGGACTCGCGGACGAGTGGGAGCGGGCCGGACGGACGCCGGACGGGGCCCCGCTCCAGGACGCCGACCCCGAACGGCTGGACCTGTACGTCCAACTCGAGTACGGCGACGGGGTCTCGCGACTCAGCGACGCCGAACGGGAGCAACTACGGTCTGTCTGGGCATCCATGCCGATCGAGAACCCCGACGGATCGAGCGGGATCTCGCTTCACATCGTCGATAGCGGCGACCACGGCGGGGACCTCGATCGGTCTGTGTCGATCACCGACGACACCGACGTCGGGCAGTTCTACACGAGAGAGCGGCTGGGCGATCGCTCCTGCACGTACCGGCAGGTCACGCTGGGCACCGCCGGCGAGGAAGGACCGATCGGCTACGCCGAGACGCCCGGCTACGCGTCAGTCGTCGACGGGACCCGATTCGCGGACTACGAGGGGAACGTCTCGCTGCGCGTCGCGACGATCACGCACGTCCTCTTGCACAACGTCGTCGGCGAGATAGAGGGGCGAGCCCACAGCGACGGTGGCTGGCTTGATTACCCCGCGCCGGAGCACGAACGACTTACCGACCCCGTCGCTGAGCGGCTCGAGACCGACGGTTTCGTCGTCTTGTCCGCGGACGCCAAGCGGTGCGGCGAAAAGCCGTAGTCGAAACCGGCACGTAACGGGCGGCGTGAAGCCGCAAGCGTTTACTTCTGTCCCGCGTAACCGCAGATACGATGCCGGACTGTCCACTCGCGGACGACTGCCCCGAATTCACCGAGCGTATCTCCGGGATGGGGTGTCAACACTACGGTGACCGCGGCGGCGCCGAGTGGTGCAACCACTACAACCAGCCGATCGAAGACCTGCAGTCCAAGCCAGTCACCGTCGGCGAAGAGGTCGTCGTCGACGTCGAAGACATCCACGAGAGCGGTGCCGGCGTCGGCCGGACCGACGACGGGTTCATCGTCCTCGTCGACGGTATCCTGCCCGACGCCCGCGCTCGCGTGAAGATCACGAACGTCCATTCGAACCACGCGAAGGCCAGAGAACTCGAGCGGCTGCCGATGGACGACCAGCCCGACTCGGACACAGACGCGGAGAGCGACAGTCCGGAATCCGAACAGGACGAGGGACCGCGACTGGGCAGTCGAGACAACTTCTGGGGGAGCTAGGCCCAACCGTGACCGAGCCCGACGCAGACGCGATCCTCGACCGTGCGGGATTCGACCCCGAAGAGTCGATTCTGACCCGCCGGCAGGCCGAGGTACTGGCGCTGCGCGAGCGGGGGCTCACCCAGTCGGAGATCGCCGACCGGTTCGGGACCTCGCGAGCGAACGTCGCGAGCATCGAATCGAGCGCACGCGAGAACGTCCGCAAGGCCCGGGACACGGTTGCCGTTGCGGAAGCGCTCACCTCGCCCGTTCAGGTTGAGGTCGGAGCCGGAGCCGACCTCTACGACGTCCCCACAGACGTGTTCGACGCCTGTGACGACGCCGATGTCAAGGTCCCGCACACGGCTCCCGAACTGCTCAACACGATCGCGGAGGAGGCCGGCGACGCCGTGGTCGGTCGACAGGTCCGGACAGACTTGCTCGTCTGTGTCGGGGCCGACGGATCGGTTCGGGTCCGGCGTCAGACGACAGACGAGTGAAAACAGCTACAACTCAGCGACGGCCGCCCCGCAGTCTTCACAGGCCAGGACGGGTTGGTCCGGGCTTTCGTGGACGGACCCCGACCCGCCACAGCAGTCCCGGCACGTCGTCTCGCTCACGGGGCCGCCACAGACTGGACAGGTCCGCAGGAAGGTTCGAAGGGGCTGGGTGGCGAGCGGCCGCGTTTCTGCGGGCAAGTCCCACTCCGCGAGCGTCTCGACCGCGGCGGTTTCGGCGATCGCGACGCTGGGACGCAGCCAGACGTCCCGACCGCCGGCCAGGAGCACGTGGTCGTTGTGGAGTTGCGCTTCGATATCCGCCGGAGACGCGGCTTCGATCCGGTCGAGAAACGCCGACTCGTCGGCGCTCCGCAACGTCGCCATGCGATCGGTCCAGGCCTCACGGAAGGCGTCGTTCAGGAACAGCTGTTCGCCGTCGTCCTCGACGACGCCCGCGACGACGAGCGATTCGAGGACCGCCTGCGGATCCGCCTCCGCAGCGTCGTCGCCCGCGTCGGAAAGCGTGTCGGTTTCGCGCAGCGGATCAGTGTGTCCGAAATCGAACGGGAGCGGTTCGACGAGACGCGGAGCGAACCGCGGCGTTCCGGGTACGACATAGCCACGGAGCGCGAGCGCGACGAGCCCGACGGCGACGACGACGGCGGCCGCGAGTGCGCTCCAGACCGCGACCGCAACTCCGGCCACGGCGATGATGCCGAGATTAACGACGGTACACGGTCGACAGCGGTTCTCGCCGGTGTACTCGGGCTGCCGTAGTCTATCGAGAAGCGTGAATTCACTCATATGTAATCACAGCCGTTGTGCGGGTTTATTTACTGGTTCGCCGTGCACGGCGTGGTAGACGGTGGGAAACGCCGCCAGACCGACGACCTGAACGACGCCGCCAAGGGGCGTGAGCAGGAGCATGTCGGTAGCGTTGGCCACGTAACCGACGCCCATCGACGCGAGGAAGAACACCACGCTGAAATACGCCACGCGCAGCGGTGCTGAGAACAACTCCGAGCGCCGCGGCCACTCGCCGACCGACGGTGAGCCCTCTCTGAACGCCCCGAGAGCGACGCTCCCCGCGGCGATCGCGGTCAACCCGGCCAGCGGGACCGCGTCGGGATACAGCGCCTGGGCGAAGACGACGACGGCGAAGCTCGGCGTCGAGAGGACTGAAAGCTCCGCGCCGCCGAAAAAAGTTCGTTCGAGCCACTCGCGAGTACCTGCCATGCTACCACGCGCTCCACGGAGCGCGTACGACTGCTGTCTCTGTCACGGTTGCCAGCCCCTTGACGAGCCAGTGGTTTAACTCTTGCAGGGTCGGCCCAGACAGCGCGTGCCCGTCCCGCGCGACGCGTCACGCCACACGAAATTATATGGTATTGGATGAAAAATAGTTAAATTGGAGCGTCGTCACGGCGATCGGCCGTTCGTTCGTGGGCCGCACCAGCTGTTGCTGGGCCGGTATCGACCCCACGTATAACTATGATTAACAAAACAACTATATAGGAGGTACTCAATAACAACACCTGTAATGAACGGTAGTTCAGACAGCGGTGAGCGATCCGGAGTATCGCGACGGCGGTTCATCGAAGCGACCGGCGCGGCAGGCGTCGCAATGACGCTCGCGGGCTGTGGCGGTGGCGGCGGCGGCGAGAACGAGGTCGTGATCACTGCCGATCAGGAGTACAAAGACGCGGAAGACTCGGTCGTTGACGCGCTGTACGACGCCGGACTCAGCGAGGATATCGACGTCACGATCCGGGCGGGTGACTTCGAGTCGGGCGAGCGCCAGACCCAGTTCGTCTCGGCGCTGGACGCCGGTCGGGGCGATCCGGACGTGTTCATGATGGACTCGGGGTGGACGATCCCGTTCATCGTCCGCGACCAGCTGGTCAACCTGAGCGACGAGATGTCTCAGGACACGCTTGATTACGTCCAGAACGACTACCTGAGCTCGGCGGTCCAGACGGCGAGCGACCCCGAGACGGGGGACCTCTACGGCCTCCCGCTGTTCCCCGACTACCCGGTGATGCACTACCGGAAGGACCTCGTCGAGGATGCGGGCTACGATCCCGAGGGTGAGAACTGGGCGACCGAGCCGATGACCTGGCAGCGCTTCTCGGAGATCGCCGCCGACGTCTGGGACCAGAACGAGGACGAACTCGAGTACGGCTTCACCACACAGGCCGACGAGTACGTCGGGCTGGCCTGCTGTACGTTCAGCGAGACCATGACCTCGTGGGGCGGCGCGTACTTCGGTGACCACGACAACCTCTTCGGCCCGATCGGCGACCGACCGATCACGGTCAACGAGGAACCGGTCCACAACACGATCCGGATGATGCGGTCGTTCGCCGAGGGCCCGGACGCCACGAACGCCCACCCGGATTACCAGAAGATCACGAACACGGACATCTTCGGGATGACCGAAGAGGACGCACGTAGTCCGTTCACGGGCGGCGATGCCGCCTTCATGCGCAACTGGCCGTACGCGATCGCGTCAACGTTCGGTGACGACGAATCCCCGGTCGACGAGAGCATGTACGGGACGATGCCGCTGCCCTACGCCGTCGAAGAGGGCGAGGGCAACTACGAGGGCACCGGCGGATCGAGCCACGCGCTCGGCGGCTGGCACCTCACGATCAACCCCAACACCGAGCAGCAGGATCAGGCCGTTCAGGTACTGGAGGCCTTTGCCAACGAGGACGTGATGCTGACCATTCTGGAGGACGTCGGCAACCTGCCGCCGGACCCGGCCGTCACCGAGAGTGCGAACCCCGACAACGTCGGTCCGATCGGGAACTTCCTCGATACGATGGCCGTCGCAGCCGAGAACACGGTCGCGCGCCCGGTGACGGCAGTGTACCCCGACCAGGAACCGCTCATCGCCGAAGAGGTCCACGCCGGGTACCGCAACGAGAAGTCCCCCGAGAAGGCCATGTCAGATCTTGAGGGACGTCTCGAAGGCACCGAAGAGTACTAAACCAGGGTGTCTGAACTGTGAGTTCAGAGACTGAAGAGGCGAGCACACCGCTGCTCATGCGGCCGCTCAACTGGCTCGAGACCAGGGGCGACGCGGTGTTCGCGTACGTGCTGTTAGCCCCTGCGTTCCTCCTGCTGGCGGTCGTCGCGTTCTTCCCGCTGGTACGGACGTTCCAGTTCTCGCTGCGGGCGGACGCGATTCGCTCCGCCGAACCGTTCGGGGAGTTCATCGGGTTCGGCCACTACCAGGATCTGCTGACCGGCAATGCGTCGTTACCACAGCAGTTCCTGGACCTCTCGATGGAGACGCCGATCCTCCAGCAGGCGCTGTTCGTCACGCTCGCGTTTGCGATCATCAGCGTGCTGTTCGAGACGCTGATCGGGTTCGGGCAGGCGCTGATCCTCGATCAGGAGTTCCGCGGTCGACGCTGGGTTCGCGTCGCGATCATCATCCCCTACGCGATCCCGATCGTCATCCAGGCGATGATCTTCTACCTGATATTCAGCCCGCAGATCGGGTTCGGGACGGAGTTCTTGAATTCGATCGGCGTGTTTGAATCGAATCCGCTGCAGAACACGAGCAATTCGTTCATCATTGTGCTCGTCGCAGACATCTGGAAGACCTCGGCGTTCATGGCCCTGCTCATCCTGGCAGGGCTGCAGAGTATCGACCGCCAGCTGTACGACGTCGCGAAAGTCACGGGCGCGTCGCCGTGGCAGCGGTTCAAGTACATCACGATGCCGCTGATCGCGTCGCCGCTGCTGGTCGCAATGTTGTTCCGTACGATGGACGCGATGCGCATTTACGGGCTGATCGACGCGACAGCCGGCTGTCAGACCGTTCCATCGATGAGTTGTCTGGTCATCACGGCACTCAATCAAACCCGACGGTGGGGCTCTGCCTCGGCCGTCGCGTTCCTGACGGCGATCACGATCGGGCTGGTCGTGATCGTCTATCTGATCGGCTTGCGTGACTCGGAGGCTGGTGTGACATGAGCGAGGAAGAACCCGAACATCCGGACATCGCAGCACAGGAGCAGTCCGAAGAGCCCGACCTCGACCGCGGCGTCGTCGAGGCCTGGGCCGCCAAGATGATCTCCAACCCGGACCGCGCCTACAAGGCAGCGTTCTACATCGCGACGATTTTCTTCCTCGTGACGACGCTGTACCCGTTCTTCTGGCTGCTCATGGTGGCGATCACCCCGGCCGGAAGTCTCGGCGACGTCGGCGCGTTCACGCCGGGCGGATTCGATCCGAGCTCGTTCATCGAAATATTCGGGCCACTGTCCGACCAGTACAACATCAACTTCCACCGGTACGTCTTCAACAGCTTCCTGATCGCGTCGGTCGCGACAGTGCTCACGCTGTTCGTCGCGAGCCTGGCCGGGTACGTGTTCGGTCGGCTCCGGTTCCGCGGGAAGACGCCGCTGCTGTTGATTGTGCTGATCGTGTCGTTCTTCCCGCCGGCGGCCTTCTTCGTGCCGCTGAACCGGCTGTTCAACACGAACTTCGACGTGCTGCGCCCGCTGCTCGCGGACGGGTCGCTGTTCAACACACCCTTCGCGATCATCATCCCGGTGTCAGCGCTGTATCTGCCGCTGTCGATTTTCATCCTGATGACGTTCTACTCCCAGATCCCGGACGGGCTCGAGGACGCAGCCAGAGTCGAGGGGACGACCCGCCTCGGCGCGCTCTTCCGGGTCATCGTGCCCCTGTCGGCTCCAGGTGTCGCGACCGCTGGCGTGTTGACGTTCATCACCGTCTACAACGAGTATTTCTTCTCGTCGCTGATGACGGACGGCAGGCCGGAGATGTGGGCCCCGATGCTCGAAGGTGTCCTCGCATTCCGGGGACAGTACGAGATCCTGTACAACCTCATGGCGGCAGCGAGCATCGTGGCCGTGTTGCCAGTGGCGATACTGGTCATCGTCGCACAGGAAAAGATCGTCAGCGGACTCACCCAAGGAGCACTCAAGGAGTGATATCGAATGGCATCAGTCACACTAGATAGCATCACGAAGGCGTACGGAGACGAGATCGCAGTCGAAGACATGAATCTCGAAGTACGGGACGGCGAGTTTCTGACGCTCGTCGGCCCGTCGGGTTGCGGGAAGTCGACAACGATGGAGACGATTGCCGGACTGACCCAGCCGACGGAAGGAACAGTCTACATCGGCGACCGTGACGTCACTAATCTGCCGCCGAAGAACCGCGGGGTCGCGATGGTCTTCCAGAACATCGCGCTGTTCCCGCACATGGACGTCTACGACAACATCTCCTTCGGGCTCCGGCTGCGCAAGTACGATCAGGACGAGATCGAGAAGCGCGTCGATCGCGCCGCGGAAATCGTCCAGCTGGAGGGAATGCTGGACCGAATGCCCGAAGAGATGTCCGGCGGACAGCGACAGCGTGTCGCGATCGCCCGTGCAATCGTTCGACAGCCGGACGTGTTCCTGATGGACGAGCCGCTGGCGAATCTGGACGCCGAACTGCGCATCCACATGCGCAC
This window of the Halapricum desulfuricans genome carries:
- a CDS encoding class I SAM-dependent methyltransferase, producing the protein MKGQEWYQADDIAEEYEEKRFSRGGRLIDRREKQAVLDAIGPVEDSEILEIACGTGRFTVMLAERGADIVGLDISGPMLKQGRKKARAAGVADHLEFMRGDAGRLPFPDDHFDAVIAMRFFHLADTPAAFLREMRRVSRDVVFFDTFNRFSTRSIYNWALPMGSRLYSRWEVDRLLEEVGLELVGDEHDFVLPYGFYRQIPNSTASAFRKIDTTLGSLPFGDRLASVSYWTCDV
- a CDS encoding carbohydrate ABC transporter permease, yielding MSEEEPEHPDIAAQEQSEEPDLDRGVVEAWAAKMISNPDRAYKAAFYIATIFFLVTTLYPFFWLLMVAITPAGSLGDVGAFTPGGFDPSSFIEIFGPLSDQYNINFHRYVFNSFLIASVATVLTLFVASLAGYVFGRLRFRGKTPLLLIVLIVSFFPPAAFFVPLNRLFNTNFDVLRPLLADGSLFNTPFAIIIPVSALYLPLSIFILMTFYSQIPDGLEDAARVEGTTRLGALFRVIVPLSAPGVATAGVLTFITVYNEYFFSSLMTDGRPEMWAPMLEGVLAFRGQYEILYNLMAAASIVAVLPVAILVIVAQEKIVSGLTQGALKE
- a CDS encoding TRAM domain-containing protein, which translates into the protein MEISDKLLCLFSADVSAEDDRYVIEVPRREIETGSVDPDGTYRVALIAGEDDEETESASGSTPSEPQPPVENGEIRYVEIEDLGKQGDGIARVERGYVIIVPGAEVGDRVKVEISEVKSNFAVGEIIEEDI
- a CDS encoding carbohydrate ABC transporter permease — translated: MRPLNWLETRGDAVFAYVLLAPAFLLLAVVAFFPLVRTFQFSLRADAIRSAEPFGEFIGFGHYQDLLTGNASLPQQFLDLSMETPILQQALFVTLAFAIISVLFETLIGFGQALILDQEFRGRRWVRVAIIIPYAIPIVIQAMIFYLIFSPQIGFGTEFLNSIGVFESNPLQNTSNSFIIVLVADIWKTSAFMALLILAGLQSIDRQLYDVAKVTGASPWQRFKYITMPLIASPLLVAMLFRTMDAMRIYGLIDATAGCQTVPSMSCLVITALNQTRRWGSASAVAFLTAITIGLVVIVYLIGLRDSEAGVT
- a CDS encoding TRAM domain-containing protein, whose protein sequence is MPDCPLADDCPEFTERISGMGCQHYGDRGGAEWCNHYNQPIEDLQSKPVTVGEEVVVDVEDIHESGAGVGRTDDGFIVLVDGILPDARARVKITNVHSNHAKARELERLPMDDQPDSDTDAESDSPESEQDEGPRLGSRDNFWGS
- a CDS encoding YkgJ family cysteine cluster protein, translating into MESLEAELARARELDVDVLADAIESIGFECTRCGGCCTAEVPDGERTDPESVEPHTATVFPDEIRRLQAGAYDFRDVARPMPYGLTDGEDGLEGETFEWALQTDDCGDCTFYREENGTGTCTVHEDRPLICQTYPFSVALGGTNQPMGDVVDSRGPVQAHECEGLGRDIPRADAEALAETLKERAIRELEEAIAVRDRYVPVDSDDVVVYDSEGPKRIDGTAYEPGDRATDTRQ
- a CDS encoding helix-turn-helix domain-containing protein, whose translation is MSTTTEGVQPELSFADSAVRDRLKELPPSAKLVAKVLEGSRPLSQGELAEQSLLPDRTVRYALNRLDEADLVGSRYSFRDARKQVYFLSDQR
- a CDS encoding Fic family protein — its product is MRDGSDLPADAPGQYMPLRADEPLPKAYFPDKLPPSLELTDAVIDEVSRAMWALGRLEGLGSEVDNPGAVFSSFVYKEAEQSSQVEGTAVTVSDLYRYDVDELEIRQTVESDHEADVREARNYIRALDDAISFLQTAGVERESITTELVTSLHEQLLIRGRSKGEDPLPGEFRPGYAVIEEQASQTLGKQIRFVPPKPDSVPRLMDDLERFIQRGSHWPTLIDIAVAHYQFETIHPFKDGNGRVGRLLVVLMLVSSGLLHYPMLYLSSYIERYRTEYADRLLAVSEEGAWDEWLQFFLRGIREQAEEAFVRARLLVDTRQEYERRYTDTAKSVRRLSLALFEDPYFTVREASERIGVVYQTANNAVGELEADGVVEEITGNEQNRVFRAAEIMDIVEQPANTLPDPDELVDLEQAWKLPER
- a CDS encoding Tfx family DNA-binding protein; translated protein: MTEPDADAILDRAGFDPEESILTRRQAEVLALRERGLTQSEIADRFGTSRANVASIESSARENVRKARDTVAVAEALTSPVQVEVGAGADLYDVPTDVFDACDDADVKVPHTAPELLNTIAEEAGDAVVGRQVRTDLLVCVGADGSVRVRRQTTDE
- a CDS encoding extracellular solute-binding protein encodes the protein MNGSSDSGERSGVSRRRFIEATGAAGVAMTLAGCGGGGGGENEVVITADQEYKDAEDSVVDALYDAGLSEDIDVTIRAGDFESGERQTQFVSALDAGRGDPDVFMMDSGWTIPFIVRDQLVNLSDEMSQDTLDYVQNDYLSSAVQTASDPETGDLYGLPLFPDYPVMHYRKDLVEDAGYDPEGENWATEPMTWQRFSEIAADVWDQNEDELEYGFTTQADEYVGLACCTFSETMTSWGGAYFGDHDNLFGPIGDRPITVNEEPVHNTIRMMRSFAEGPDATNAHPDYQKITNTDIFGMTEEDARSPFTGGDAAFMRNWPYAIASTFGDDESPVDESMYGTMPLPYAVEEGEGNYEGTGGSSHALGGWHLTINPNTEQQDQAVQVLEAFANEDVMLTILEDVGNLPPDPAVTESANPDNVGPIGNFLDTMAVAAENTVARPVTAVYPDQEPLIAEEVHAGYRNEKSPEKAMSDLEGRLEGTEEY